The sequence GAACTGAAATGAGTTTTTAGGATGTTCAGGAGTTCAACCAGTGAGCACACTCTTAACTGCAATGAGTAAAAGGTGAAGCATTTGGAAACttgggaaagtgttagttgctcagtagtgtctgactgtttgggacctcttggactgtagcctgccaggcttctctatccatggaattctccaggcaagaattctggagtgggttgtcattcccttctccaggggctcctcctgacccagggatcaaagccaggtctcctgtattgcaggcagattctttaccaactgaaataAGTGAAAGGTGGGGCATTTGGAAGCCACAGATAATTTTCAGTTAAATTGCAACCTAAATTagcatatattaaaaacaaaaatggagaaggcaatggcaacccattccaatactcttgcctggaaaatcccatagacagaggagcctggtaggctgcagtccctggggtcgctgcaagtcggacacgactgagcaacttcgctttcacttttcactctcatgcattggagaaggaaatggcaacccactccagtgttcttgcctggagaatcccagggacgggggagcctggtgggctgccgtctacggggtcacacagagttgaacacgactgaggcgacttagcagcagcagcagcagcagaaacaaaAATAGTTGATTTCTCTGTTTCCCAAAGATTGTCTTAATAGCTGCCATGCTTAACATATTAACCAAGATCATACTTGaggtttaaaaaaagtgaaacatgGTCATCTAACGTCAATGAACTTAGAGATTGCCCAAACCTTATAataatccattttacagatgagggaaccagAGCAAAAGAGTGAAAATAACTTAACCAAGGTCTTACAGTGTTTTGGGGATAATGATTTCCATGtggttttttaagtatttatggtAGTCTTAagcaggatgtgtgtgtgtgtcagtgtctgtgtgtgttgcgTGTATTTAGAAACTTGTATAGGGATGACAGAATCATAAAGAGATAGAGAAGAGCAGTTTCTAGGCATCACAGCTTTGAACAGCATGGAAATATGGTCCCTTTTCAGGTTGGGTAGCTTTATCTCCTGATATCAGGAGTCCCACTATACAGGTGGGGGCTgataaaagtgtttatttttaatgccagcaaatttttatttggaaatgaatgTATGTTTCTCTAAGGATAAGTCTTTTGCCAAAATGGGaatataaactttttaatttCACAAAAGTTAGCATTTCCATATCTTGAATTTCACACCAAGAGGGAGTTGATACAGTTTATACTAGTTGTACTAATATTTACCAAGGCAAAAGATTTTCCCGAAAGACCAAATCTTTGGTACAATAACTAACTTTAAACTATTAGATTTGCTAATTATGTCATTTAGCTGTGAGTTTTTTTATATGATGATTCCACATTTACTTTGGTGGTCTAAGGTAATCAATAGGTTTATGGTTACCCTCTCGAGCAACCCCAAAGCAAGCCATAGTTACTGCTACTGTTGTGTTCACTGTTCGAGTCACTTCTTCTGGTGTCTTCCCCAGAGATGGATTCACCTCCATTATATCTAATCCTGAGAGTAACCCTACAACAACAAATGGAAATAATGTAATTTATTAAATAGCTGATATTTGTAATTTAGTACAGACTGGCTTGAAACATTGTCCAGGAGTGCAACTGAAAACATTTCAGTCATCGTATTATGCAACAGGCATTCAGGAAGTGTCAAGTTGGGGCTTTGTTTTCAGATCAGGGAGGTATCAATATATATTGGCCAGGTGTACACTTCCTCTTGTGTTCACTCAGATTTTTACTCACCTGTTTTGTAAATTTCTTCTGTGATGTAGAGACCTTCTCTGTAAGATAGACCTCCTTGGACTGGTGTGCCAGTAGCTGGCGTGAAAGATGGGTCCAGTCCATCAACATCAAAGCTCAGATGAAttggccttttctttcttttaaaaggtgGGAAAGGAATTCAAGTTAAAGTTGGTGGTTTAATATTTAgtagaaaaatacatttcttactTTGTTTTACAAAAAGTAACAACCTCGTGAACTTTCATGATTGTACTTGGAGGCTTTGTTAATAACTTACATTGACTAGTGTTAGTAGCAAGtccttttaataatatttatgtttacatacacacacacagaggcatcaTACCTTCCTAGAAGATAGCTGAATGTTTCTTCCATCACCTTGCCAATTCCCAGTTTATCCACTTCAGTCATTGAAAAGTATTTAATTCCCAGAGTTTTCAAAATATAGCTATGAAAGAGAAGATACTAAGATAATCTACAGTTTATAAGGAGGCTGACCCTCTTGTTTCCTTTTAGAGAAAAGATCAATGTGGTAAggattcaaaaattatttagggggcttccctggtggtccactggttgataatccactttgcaatgcagcggatgtgggttcggtccctaGTCTGGAAAGAtaccacgtgctgcagagcaactaagctagtGTGTGCCACAGCTCCTGAACCAGCGTtccagagcccatgagccacgactgctgagccctcacactgcaactgctgaagcccccaTGTTCTagggcccgtgctccacaacagtgGAAACCACCACattgagaagcccaagcaccacaacaaaGTCGCCTTCACTCATTGCAGCTAGAGAAAGGCAGcaacgtcttctgcattggcaggcagattctttgccgctgagccacccaggaagctcaTATGTGTATATACGTGTGTATATAGATACAGATCTAGATACAgacaggcttcctaggtggctcagcaataaagaatccatctgtcaatgcaggagacataagagacgtgggttcgatccctgggatggaaagatcccctggaggagggtatggcaacccattccagtattcttgcctggagaatcccacagaaagagaagcctggcgggctacagtccataacggttcaaagagtcagacatgactgaagtgacttagcatgcacttagacacagatatagatatatggggcttcctgggtggtgctagtggtaaagaatctgcctcccaatgcaggagacttaagagactatATTCTCTTATCTCTAtccgtgggtggggaagatcccctggaggaggaaatgggaacccactccagttttcttgctaggagaatcccatgaacagaggagcctggcaggctacagtccatggggctgcagagtcaggcacaactgagtgtctgagcacacacatatagatTTATAGACTTggtattgaaaataattttttctcattGACTTGACCAGCACACACATGAGAAAGGACAAAAAGGAAGGTAAACCACATCAAGGACACATCAAGGAATAAACTTACTGTTCCGCAGGGTCCACATCTCTCAGACCAATATACACAATGTCTTTGGCAGATATGCAGGGAGTCACCCAGTAGAATCCTGGGACCTCGGGCATCTAGAATTGCAATGGTTCCATTGGGTTATATATGCTTCTCTTGAGCAAATCTTACATTGAAAGTTAAGGACACATGTTAGATTGCATGTATCTTATATTCAGAACATAAAATTCAAGGAAATCATTAAAATATAGTACAAACTTAGGAAGAGAACGTCTGTCCCCCTGTGCTACCCTTGGTTGCTTTGGCCTTACCCAGCCTCACCTGGTATCCCAGACCTAACCTGAACCATTTGTCAGCATTTACCTGCTCTACACTCCGTTTTCACTGGGCCCTGTTCTCCTGGAACTCTTCTATAAAGAAATCAGTGTGCTTTTgtagcttccttcttttcttctctttttcaaaacAGCATTTATTCAGAGGATGGTTTAGAGTGGCTGATGAAAATTTTCAGTCAGACCTTTGGTTTGACCTCGTCTTCAAATGTCCCTAGCTTGGCTGTCTTACGAGCTCACGACGCATTTGTAGGTATATAAACCAACCATGTTGGTCAACTGTTTGGAAAATATTGCTGCTGACATTTAACATAAGGAGGTTTGGATCCCCAAGTATCATCACATTGTCCAACTTACTACAGTTGTatcaataaaaattgttttattggtagcatatcaataaaaattatgaacCACAATGTTAAATCTTATTCTGAAATTTCATCttacattttttagaaaagaagtttCCAGAGAGCAAGGAGATAGTTCTCCCTCTTGTGATTTAGACGGGTGCTTCTCATAGTAAAGATGTTAAATAATAAGCCATCATAATCTGCATTTAAAATCTCCATGTTTGAAAAGGCCCTGTGTTGTGAGGGGACACTTGGTTAGAATGAGAGGCTGTGGGGCGTGTAACCAAAAGAGGAGGCACCGGGAGCAGAGTTATGGTCCTTGCCTTTCTCCACATTTGGTGTGTGTGTTAACCTCTGACCCTTTGCTCACTTGGTCATAAAGGATTCCTCTCTGCCCCACCTACTAAGAATCAAAAGGATGGGGGCGCCGAGGACTGGAGGCTTTTGCCCACCCAGCGAGGAGCAAGCACACCATCTGCAGCCTCCCCTCTGCAGTCACCCGCTGGTCTGCCTCACCCCCCAACCTCGTGCTGCGGAGGCCTGCCTGCCCTTTCTAGAAGGATCATGTGTCTGAAACAGCAGGCTGTGCCCCGACCCCTGTCCCCTGTGTCACCAGCCCTTAGAACTGCTTCACTTCAGGTCTTCATCTCTCTAAACCTAGAGATGTAAGGGGCCAAATCTCATGCTGGGGTGAC is a genomic window of Muntiacus reevesi chromosome 3, mMunRee1.1, whole genome shotgun sequence containing:
- the ARG1 gene encoding arginase-1 isoform X2, translated to MSSKPQSVGIIGAPFSKGQPRGGVEEGPTVLRKAGLLEKLKELEYDVKDYGDLSFVDDPDDSPFQIVKNPRCVGEANKKLADVVAEVKKTGRISLVLGGDHSYILKTLGIKYFSMTEVDKLGIGKVMEETFSYLLGRKKRPIHLSFDVDGLDPSFTPATGTPVQGGLSYREGLYITEEIYKTGLLSGLDIMEVNPSLGKTPEEVTRTVNTTVAVTMACFGVAREGNHKPIDYLRPPK
- the ARG1 gene encoding arginase-1 isoform X1 gives rise to the protein MSSKPQSVGIIGAPFSKGQPRGGVEEGPTVLRKAGLLEKLKELEYDVKDYGDLSFVDDPDDSPFQIVKNPRCVGEANKKLADVVAEVKKTGRISLVLGGDHSMAIGSISGHARVHPDLCVIWVDAHTDVNTPLTTTTGNLHGQPVSFVLKELKEKMPEVPGFYWVTPCISAKDIVYIGLRDVDPAEHYILKTLGIKYFSMTEVDKLGIGKVMEETFSYLLGRKKRPIHLSFDVDGLDPSFTPATGTPVQGGLSYREGLYITEEIYKTGLLSGLDIMEVNPSLGKTPEEVTRTVNTTVAVTMACFGVAREGNHKPIDYLRPPK